One region of Natronorubrum aibiense genomic DNA includes:
- a CDS encoding MBL fold metallo-hydrolase, protein MEQITADRLADKLDAGESFTLVDTRPEDSYEQWHIPGAENVPFGPDDDLSEEQLDRVNELVDGQSVVAICGKGLTSTPFSFELEQHGYDDVSVVKGGMEDWSKVYEVVPIETQNDDLFLAQLQRRAKGCLGYVVGSRAAESAVVVDPTRQTDQFTLVAGEAGFTIDRVLDTHVHADHISGGRTLAETLDVPYHLGEEATDRDVAYEYEPLADGETIEIGDVEIEALHTPGHTSEMMNYLVDGEALLTGDTLFVESVGRTELQFGDEDAATGAELLYESLHETILELPDDTTILPGHVSVAADGRYEVGSPGDPIAARLGDLRDDLDLLGLEKDEFVSRLTDNAPEKPPNYERVIELNTGRDDLDDPAEATELELGPNNCAA, encoded by the coding sequence ATGGAACAGATCACTGCAGACCGGCTCGCGGACAAACTCGACGCCGGCGAGTCGTTCACGCTCGTCGATACGCGACCCGAAGACAGCTACGAGCAGTGGCACATCCCCGGCGCGGAGAACGTTCCGTTCGGACCCGACGACGACCTCTCCGAGGAACAACTGGACCGCGTGAACGAACTGGTTGACGGCCAGTCGGTCGTCGCCATCTGTGGCAAAGGACTCACGTCGACGCCGTTTAGTTTCGAACTCGAGCAACACGGCTACGACGACGTTTCGGTCGTCAAAGGCGGGATGGAAGACTGGAGCAAGGTGTACGAGGTCGTTCCGATCGAGACGCAAAACGACGACCTGTTTCTCGCACAACTCCAGCGGCGCGCGAAAGGCTGTCTGGGCTACGTCGTCGGCTCGAGGGCAGCCGAGAGCGCCGTCGTCGTCGATCCGACCCGTCAGACAGACCAGTTTACGCTCGTCGCCGGCGAAGCCGGCTTCACCATCGATCGGGTCCTCGACACGCACGTCCACGCCGACCACATCTCCGGCGGGCGGACGCTGGCGGAGACACTCGACGTGCCCTATCACCTCGGTGAGGAAGCCACTGATCGTGACGTCGCCTACGAGTACGAACCGCTCGCCGACGGCGAGACGATCGAGATCGGCGACGTCGAGATCGAGGCCCTGCACACGCCGGGGCACACCTCCGAGATGATGAACTACCTCGTCGACGGCGAGGCGCTGTTGACCGGTGATACGCTGTTCGTCGAGTCCGTCGGCCGGACGGAACTCCAGTTCGGCGACGAGGACGCCGCCACCGGTGCCGAACTGCTGTACGAGTCGCTCCACGAGACGATCCTCGAACTGCCCGACGACACTACCATCCTGCCGGGTCACGTCTCGGTCGCGGCGGACGGCCGATACGAGGTTGGGTCGCCGGGCGACCCGATCGCCGCTCGACTCGGCGACCTCCGCGATGACCTCGACTTACTCGGGCTCGAGAAAGACGAATTTGTCAGCAGGTTAACTGACAACGCACCCGAGAAGCCGCCGAACTACGAGCGCGTAATCGAGCTGAACACGGGGCGAGATGACCTCGACGACCCAGCGGAAGCGACGGAACTCGAGCTCGGGCCGAACAACTGCGCGGCCTGA
- a CDS encoding DUF302 domain-containing protein produces MSYTTNKHVDGSFDEVVETTIDALEDAGFGVLCDIDVQATFEKKLDESFRQYRILGACNPELAHRGLEDELELGTLLPCNVVVYEDDAGDVVVSAVDPGQLLAVADNPALESVGDDASERFEQVFEQL; encoded by the coding sequence GTGTCCTATACAACAAACAAGCACGTTGACGGATCGTTCGACGAGGTCGTCGAGACAACGATCGATGCACTAGAAGACGCGGGATTCGGCGTCCTCTGTGATATCGACGTCCAGGCGACGTTCGAGAAGAAACTCGACGAGTCGTTCCGCCAGTACAGAATTCTGGGCGCGTGCAACCCCGAACTGGCCCACCGAGGCCTCGAGGACGAACTCGAACTCGGAACGCTCCTGCCGTGTAACGTCGTCGTCTACGAGGACGATGCCGGCGACGTAGTCGTCAGCGCTGTCGATCCCGGCCAGTTGCTCGCCGTCGCCGACAACCCTGCGCTCGAGTCGGTGGGCGACGACGCAAGCGAGCGGTTCGAACAGGTCTTCGAGCAACTCTAA
- a CDS encoding CPBP family intramembrane glutamic endopeptidase: protein MNETPRLRIWKSTVSVASPLLFFGVTFAITWSFWLGAIALGLRFDSAAGFVLLVAGLFGPGIAGIGFTYLVYDERGRRDFWTRIRDVRRIGLPWVLVIVLLAPALNGTAAAIDILLGGTGATWGDAVLGFASSSLSLLPAVFFATLPPLLEELGWRGYALDRLQLTWSALSASLILGIVWSTWHLPLFFVEGSYQHGLGVGTLEFWLFTIGIIPLSVAFTWLYNNTSRSILAVILFHGMINFASELIAVTQRADAFTILLWIALAVVLTVIWGPTSFRGATAIPRPPPRASR from the coding sequence ATGAACGAGACGCCACGGTTGCGGATCTGGAAATCCACGGTCTCCGTCGCGAGCCCGTTGCTGTTCTTCGGCGTGACGTTCGCGATCACGTGGTCGTTCTGGCTGGGTGCAATTGCACTCGGTCTGCGTTTCGACAGCGCCGCAGGGTTCGTGCTACTGGTAGCAGGTCTGTTTGGCCCCGGAATCGCCGGTATCGGCTTTACATACCTCGTCTACGACGAACGGGGTCGACGAGATTTTTGGACTCGTATTCGAGACGTCCGCCGAATCGGTCTTCCGTGGGTGCTCGTGATTGTGCTGCTCGCTCCGGCCCTGAACGGTACCGCAGCAGCGATAGATATCCTGCTTGGTGGCACCGGCGCGACGTGGGGTGACGCGGTACTGGGCTTTGCCTCGAGTTCTCTCTCGCTCCTCCCGGCCGTGTTCTTTGCGACGCTTCCCCCACTGCTCGAGGAACTGGGCTGGCGGGGTTACGCACTTGATCGCCTCCAACTGACCTGGTCGGCCCTGAGCGCCAGCCTGATCCTTGGAATCGTCTGGTCGACTTGGCACCTTCCGCTGTTCTTCGTCGAGGGGTCCTATCAGCACGGTCTCGGGGTGGGAACGCTCGAGTTCTGGCTGTTCACGATTGGGATCATCCCGCTCTCGGTGGCGTTCACGTGGCTCTACAACAACACGTCGCGGAGCATCCTCGCCGTGATCCTGTTCCACGGGATGATCAACTTCGCCAGCGAACTCATCGCTGTCACTCAGCGGGCGGACGCGTTCACGATCCTCCTCTGGATCGCGCTCGCAGTCGTACTTACCGTGATCTGGGGACCGACGTCCTTTCGCGGTGCGACCGCAATTCCACGTCCTCCGCCTCGTGCTAGTCGGTAA
- a CDS encoding class I SAM-dependent methyltransferase, translating into MVTRRTVRALVGVLGLLSVAGIAYALRWRTNPSPCPYARRRWIGLPRPVITRARLRDLLEPQAGERILEVGSGTGYYTLPIAQQLEPGGAIHAVDIQREMLEQLRTQATARGRENVVPVHADGQTLPYPDDTFDAAYLVLALGEIPNQQQALAELHRVVKPGGRLVVGELLPDPHFVTRTTLRRRASQEGFEFDTFAGTRVGYFGRFHVPASPA; encoded by the coding sequence ATGGTTACTCGACGCACGGTTCGAGCGCTCGTCGGCGTATTGGGGCTGCTTTCGGTCGCTGGAATCGCGTACGCGCTCCGCTGGCGCACGAATCCGTCTCCGTGCCCGTATGCGCGTCGACGCTGGATCGGTCTTCCGCGGCCGGTCATCACGAGAGCACGGTTGCGAGACCTGCTCGAGCCGCAAGCCGGCGAGCGAATCCTCGAGGTCGGATCGGGAACGGGCTACTATACGCTCCCCATCGCACAGCAGCTCGAGCCGGGGGGAGCGATCCACGCGGTCGATATCCAGCGTGAGATGCTCGAGCAGCTACGAACGCAGGCGACTGCTCGCGGCCGTGAGAACGTCGTCCCAGTTCACGCCGACGGACAGACACTGCCGTATCCCGACGATACCTTCGACGCCGCGTATCTGGTCCTCGCCCTCGGTGAAATTCCCAATCAACAGCAGGCGCTCGCCGAACTCCACCGCGTGGTGAAACCCGGTGGCCGTCTCGTCGTCGGGGAACTGCTCCCGGACCCACACTTCGTCACCCGAACGACGCTTCGCAGGCGAGCCAGTCAGGAAGGCTTCGAGTTCGACACGTTCGCGGGCACTCGAGTCGGCTACTTCGGTCGCTTTCACGTTCCTGCATCGCCCGCGTAA
- a CDS encoding CPBP family intramembrane glutamic endopeptidase — protein sequence MTARAPLERTRGFDVWGFLLFSHGWTWLWWSVPIIADWHVFEFPGIVFLIGGGLGVTIGGVVMAWWIGGQTGLADLKRRLVDVRLIPGRWAVVTLALWPALALVGSVAATVVDGASQPASAAPLLDLLAEPVVLVGTLLVIFLLGPFHEEIGWRGYWLDRLQLRWSALTSSLVLGVAWAAWHAPLFLMVGYFSSWDFSPDPALFAFNILVGTILYTWLFNNTARSLLAAIAFHFVGNATGQLLDLSPQADFYQTVATTALVVIVLLWWGPATLRRDEERPLAPY from the coding sequence ATGACCGCACGAGCCCCGCTGGAACGCACTCGAGGGTTCGACGTTTGGGGGTTCCTGCTGTTCTCTCACGGCTGGACGTGGCTCTGGTGGAGCGTCCCGATCATCGCCGACTGGCACGTCTTCGAGTTTCCGGGGATCGTCTTTCTGATCGGCGGCGGCCTCGGCGTTACGATCGGCGGCGTGGTCATGGCGTGGTGGATTGGCGGCCAGACCGGGCTCGCGGACCTAAAACGGCGACTCGTCGACGTGCGGCTGATTCCGGGTCGCTGGGCCGTCGTGACACTTGCGCTCTGGCCAGCGCTCGCGCTGGTCGGTTCCGTCGCCGCGACCGTCGTCGATGGAGCGAGTCAGCCGGCAAGCGCGGCACCATTGCTCGACCTGCTGGCCGAACCGGTCGTGCTCGTCGGAACGCTGCTGGTTATCTTCCTGCTCGGTCCCTTCCACGAGGAGATCGGCTGGCGGGGCTACTGGCTCGATCGACTCCAGTTGCGATGGAGTGCGCTGACCTCGAGTCTCGTCCTCGGCGTCGCGTGGGCGGCCTGGCACGCGCCGCTGTTCTTGATGGTCGGCTACTTCAGCAGCTGGGACTTCTCGCCGGACCCAGCGCTGTTCGCGTTCAACATCCTCGTCGGCACGATCCTCTACACGTGGCTGTTCAACAACACGGCTCGCAGCCTTCTCGCCGCGATCGCCTTTCATTTCGTTGGTAACGCTACCGGCCAGCTCCTCGACCTCTCGCCACAGGCGGATTTCTACCAGACGGTGGCCACGACTGCGCTCGTCGTCATCGTCCTGCTCTGGTGGGGACCGGCGACACTCCGGCGAGACGAGGAGCGTCCGCTGGCGCCGTACTGA
- a CDS encoding four-helix bundle copper-binding protein, with product MSLQQLAHSDDQMEECIDNCLEAAQACEWCADACADHGEEMAECIRLCRDVADLTTLHARLMARDSDYHGELASVCADACEACADECAQFDHEHCQVCADVLPECAESCRNMAA from the coding sequence ATGTCGTTACAACAACTTGCACATTCGGACGACCAGATGGAAGAGTGCATCGACAACTGTCTCGAGGCCGCACAGGCCTGTGAGTGGTGTGCAGACGCCTGTGCAGACCACGGCGAGGAGATGGCCGAGTGTATCCGACTCTGCCGCGACGTCGCTGATCTGACGACGCTGCACGCCCGGTTGATGGCCCGTGATTCGGACTATCACGGCGAGCTGGCGAGCGTCTGCGCGGACGCGTGCGAGGCATGTGCCGACGAATGCGCGCAGTTCGATCACGAGCACTGTCAGGTGTGTGCCGACGTCCTGCCGGAGTGTGCCGAGTCGTGTCGCAACATGGCGGCGTAG
- a CDS encoding alpha/beta hydrolase, whose amino-acid sequence MVKQTSLSFSSAGTSCRGELFLPTAVDEPPVVVMAHGFGGERTWRLPAFARRFADHGLAALVFDYRTFGDSDGTPRNQIRPRQQLEDWRAALAHARSRDDIDGDRLGLWGTSFSGGHVITTAARDPDVSAAVAQVPFTDGLATAATLIRRGGVSYVRGAVAGSLTDLTRAATGRDPNYVPLVGDPDEFAVLNTPDAKPGFESIVPDGATVRNACPGRILATVPLYRPITAASEVSCPVFVTAATRVRLSRPGPSSDWSRSSTTSSESGCLSATSTSTREPRSNTSSTVRVRFSSDSCGRRL is encoded by the coding sequence ATGGTCAAACAGACGTCGCTTTCGTTTTCCAGCGCCGGGACATCCTGTCGTGGGGAGCTGTTCCTACCGACTGCCGTCGACGAGCCACCGGTGGTTGTGATGGCACACGGCTTCGGTGGGGAGCGAACGTGGCGACTTCCCGCGTTTGCGAGACGGTTCGCCGACCACGGGCTCGCCGCGCTCGTCTTCGACTACCGCACGTTCGGGGACAGCGACGGAACGCCACGAAACCAGATTCGTCCGCGACAGCAACTCGAGGACTGGCGTGCGGCGCTCGCCCATGCCCGGTCGCGCGACGATATCGACGGCGATCGACTCGGCCTCTGGGGAACGTCGTTCAGCGGGGGCCACGTCATTACAACCGCGGCTCGAGACCCCGACGTGTCCGCGGCCGTTGCGCAGGTGCCGTTCACCGACGGCCTCGCGACGGCAGCCACGCTAATTCGGCGTGGCGGGGTATCGTACGTCCGCGGGGCAGTTGCCGGCTCACTCACGGATCTCACACGGGCGGCAACCGGGCGTGACCCGAATTACGTCCCACTCGTCGGCGATCCCGACGAATTCGCTGTCCTGAACACACCCGACGCGAAGCCCGGGTTCGAGTCGATCGTGCCTGACGGCGCGACGGTTCGAAACGCGTGCCCCGGACGCATCCTCGCAACCGTCCCGTTGTACCGGCCGATCACGGCTGCCAGCGAAGTCTCCTGTCCGGTGTTCGTCACGGCGGCGACTCGAGTACGATTATCTCGCCCTGGACCGTCGAGCGACTGGTCTCGAAGCTCGACGACGTCGAGCGAATCAGGCTGCCTGTCGGCCACTTCGACGTCTACCAGGGAGCCACGTTCGAACACGTCGTCGACCGTCAGAGTGCGTTTCTCGAGCGACAGTTGCGGTAGGCGACTGTGA
- a CDS encoding MBL fold metallo-hydrolase — protein MSKTEGADPTIAPDEVAARRDELFVLDVRNEDEYDEWHVEGSYNLPIYDQLLEGDVSELEASLEEFPDDEEIAVVCVAGVTSATAAGVLRDHGYDARSMADGMNGWGRVHVTYNVDSVAGVTQIVRPGTGCISYLVDDGDEAVVVDPSMYVEQYRRVADDRDVELVGVVDTHAHADHVSGGRPLADELDIPYYLHDADGGELEGYTSIEDGDTIAVGDRDLEVFHTPGHTPGSVSLRVGDGLLSGDTLFIRSVGRPDLEGTDEADVREGARELFESLDRLSDLPDELVVLPGHFSDEAIRPLATTLGELEATNDLFGMDDRDAFVQTIVDGLSDEPANYNRIKAINWGKEPLTDDAAELELGPNNCAAN, from the coding sequence ATGAGCAAGACAGAAGGTGCGGACCCGACGATCGCTCCCGACGAAGTAGCTGCTCGACGCGACGAACTGTTCGTCCTCGACGTTCGAAACGAGGACGAGTACGACGAGTGGCACGTCGAGGGCAGTTACAACCTCCCGATCTACGATCAGTTGCTCGAGGGTGACGTCTCCGAACTCGAGGCCTCGCTCGAGGAGTTCCCTGACGACGAGGAGATCGCCGTCGTCTGTGTCGCCGGTGTAACGTCCGCAACCGCCGCGGGCGTCCTTCGAGATCATGGCTACGACGCCCGGTCGATGGCTGACGGCATGAACGGCTGGGGACGGGTTCACGTCACGTACAACGTCGACAGCGTCGCAGGCGTCACACAGATCGTCCGCCCCGGTACCGGCTGTATCTCGTATCTCGTCGACGACGGTGACGAAGCCGTCGTAGTCGATCCGAGTATGTACGTCGAGCAGTATCGACGCGTCGCCGACGACCGCGACGTCGAACTCGTCGGTGTCGTCGACACGCACGCCCACGCGGACCACGTTAGCGGCGGTCGGCCATTGGCCGACGAACTCGACATTCCCTACTACCTGCACGACGCCGACGGCGGCGAACTCGAGGGATATACGTCGATCGAAGACGGCGACACGATCGCCGTCGGCGATCGCGACCTCGAGGTCTTCCACACGCCCGGCCACACCCCCGGTAGCGTCTCGCTGCGCGTCGGCGATGGGCTGCTCTCGGGCGATACGCTGTTCATCAGAAGCGTCGGGCGGCCCGACCTCGAGGGCACTGACGAGGCCGATGTCCGCGAAGGAGCACGCGAGCTCTTCGAGAGCCTCGATCGCCTCTCCGACCTGCCCGACGAGCTGGTCGTCCTGCCCGGCCACTTCAGCGACGAAGCGATCCGGCCGCTCGCGACGACGCTCGGCGAACTCGAGGCGACCAACGACCTGTTCGGCATGGACGACCGTGACGCGTTCGTCCAGACCATCGTCGACGGCCTCTCCGACGAACCAGCGAACTACAACCGGATCAAAGCCATCAACTGGGGCAAAGAGCCGTTGACCGACGACGCCGCGGAACTCGAACTCGGCCCGAACAACTGCGCGGCGAACTGA